A window of the Vibrio fluvialis genome harbors these coding sequences:
- the rho gene encoding transcription termination factor Rho, whose translation MNLTELKNRPVSDLVKLGESLGLENLARLRKQDIIFSILKAHAKSGEDIFGDGVLEILQDGFGFLRSADSSYLAGPDDIYVSPSQIRRFNLRTGDSIAGKIRPPKEGERYFALLKVNTVNDDKPDNARNKILFENLTPLHANERMVMERGNGSTEDITARVLDLAAPIGKGQRGLIVAPPKAGKTMLLQNIAQSIASNHPECVLMVLLIDERPEEVTEMQRLVKGEVVASTFDEPASRHVQVAEMVIEKAKRLVEHKKDVVILLDSITRLARAYNTVVPSSGKVLTGGVDANALHRPKRFFGAARNVEEGGSLTIIATALVDTGSKMDEVIYEEFKGTGNMELHLNRKIAEKRVFPAIDFNRSGTRREELLTKPDELQKMWILRKIVHPMGETDAMEFLIDKLAMTKTNDEFFDAMRRQ comes from the coding sequence ATGAATCTAACAGAATTGAAGAACAGACCTGTGTCTGATCTTGTGAAACTTGGTGAGAGCCTGGGCCTTGAAAACCTTGCGCGTCTGAGAAAACAAGACATTATCTTCTCCATCCTCAAAGCACATGCAAAAAGTGGTGAAGACATCTTTGGTGACGGGGTCTTGGAAATTCTTCAAGACGGTTTTGGTTTCCTACGCAGTGCAGACAGTTCATACCTGGCTGGTCCTGACGACATCTATGTGTCACCGAGCCAGATTCGTCGCTTTAACCTGCGCACGGGTGACTCGATCGCCGGGAAAATCCGTCCGCCTAAAGAAGGTGAGCGTTACTTTGCACTGTTAAAAGTGAACACAGTTAACGACGACAAACCAGACAACGCCCGCAATAAAATCCTTTTCGAAAACTTAACTCCTCTGCATGCCAACGAACGTATGGTGATGGAACGTGGTAATGGTTCTACTGAAGACATTACGGCGCGAGTTCTCGACCTGGCGGCACCAATTGGTAAAGGTCAGCGTGGTCTGATCGTTGCTCCGCCAAAAGCGGGTAAAACCATGCTGCTGCAAAACATTGCACAAAGTATCGCCAGCAACCACCCTGAGTGTGTGTTGATGGTTCTTCTGATTGACGAACGTCCGGAAGAAGTGACTGAGATGCAGCGTTTGGTGAAAGGTGAAGTGGTTGCTTCGACTTTCGATGAGCCGGCATCACGTCACGTTCAAGTGGCTGAAATGGTGATCGAGAAAGCGAAACGTCTGGTTGAACATAAGAAAGATGTGGTGATCCTGCTGGATTCGATTACTCGTCTCGCTCGTGCTTACAACACGGTCGTGCCTTCATCAGGTAAAGTACTGACTGGTGGTGTGGATGCGAACGCACTGCATCGTCCTAAGCGCTTCTTTGGTGCGGCTCGTAATGTTGAGGAAGGCGGTAGCCTGACGATCATCGCCACTGCGCTGGTCGATACCGGTTCGAAGATGGATGAAGTCATTTATGAAGAGTTCAAAGGTACAGGTAACATGGAACTGCACCTGAACCGTAAGATTGCTGAAAAACGTGTTTTCCCAGCGATCGACTTCAACCGCAGTGGTACTCGTCGTGAAGAGCTACTGACTAAGCCGGATGAACTGCAGAAGATGTGGATTCTACGTAAGATTGTTCACCCTATGGGCGAAACTGATGCGATGGAATTCCTGATCGACAAACTGGCCATGACCAAAACTAACGACGAATTCTTTGACGCGATGCGCCGTCAGTAA
- the trxA gene encoding thioredoxin TrxA: MSDKILQLSDEGFENDVIKAAGPVLVDFWAEWCGPCKMIAPILDEIADEYEGKLTIGKLNIDHNAGTPPKFGIRGIPTLLLFKDGSVAATKVGALSKTQLKEFLDANL; the protein is encoded by the coding sequence ATGAGTGATAAAATTTTGCAGCTTTCTGATGAAGGTTTTGAGAACGATGTGATCAAAGCTGCAGGCCCGGTTCTTGTTGATTTTTGGGCAGAATGGTGTGGTCCTTGTAAAATGATTGCGCCGATTCTTGATGAAATCGCAGACGAGTACGAAGGCAAACTCACTATCGGTAAACTGAATATCGACCACAACGCGGGAACTCCGCCTAAGTTTGGTATTCGTGGCATTCCAACGCTTCTTCTGTTTAAAGATGGTAGCGTTGCAGCAACCAAAGTTGGTGCGCTATCTAAGACTCAACTGAAAGAATTCTTAGACGCGAACCTATAA
- the rhlB gene encoding ATP-dependent RNA helicase RhlB: MKKTHITEQKFADFGLHPQVIEGLEKKGFEYCTPIQALALPVLLTGQDIAGQAQTGTGKTLAFLTATFHHLLTTPEIEGRQPTQPRAIIMAPTRELAIQIYNDAEPLIASTGIKAALAYGGESYDKQLAKLQDGVDVLIGTTGRIIDFYKQRVFNLNNIQAVVLDEADRMFDLGFIKDIRFLFRRMPEPKDRLNMLFSATLSYRVQELAFEHMHNPEHVVVEPTQKTGHRIKEELFYPSNEHKMALLQTLLEEEWPDRAIVFANTKHRCEQIWGHLAADGHRVGLLTGDVPQKKRERILEQFTKGEVDVLVATDVAARGLHIPQVTHVFNYDLPDDCEDYVHRIGRTGRAGASGHSISFACEEYAINLPGIEEYIEHAIPTSEYDPSALLTDLPKALTMRSSQQRRTNTGGQRNNNNGNRKSQRRPRSPRPRQNKDS; the protein is encoded by the coding sequence ATGAAAAAGACGCATATCACAGAGCAAAAGTTCGCCGACTTCGGTTTACATCCGCAAGTCATTGAAGGATTGGAAAAAAAAGGGTTCGAATACTGCACCCCTATCCAAGCCTTGGCGCTGCCGGTACTGCTCACCGGCCAAGACATCGCAGGCCAGGCCCAGACGGGTACTGGTAAAACGCTCGCGTTTCTTACTGCTACTTTCCACCATTTATTGACTACACCAGAAATTGAGGGCCGTCAGCCAACGCAACCTCGTGCGATCATTATGGCTCCGACCCGTGAACTGGCGATTCAAATCTATAACGATGCCGAGCCTCTGATTGCCAGCACCGGTATTAAAGCAGCGCTTGCTTATGGCGGCGAAAGCTACGACAAACAGCTGGCGAAACTGCAAGACGGCGTAGACGTGCTGATTGGCACCACTGGCCGTATCATCGATTTCTACAAACAGCGCGTCTTTAACCTCAACAACATTCAGGCTGTGGTACTGGATGAAGCCGACCGCATGTTCGACCTTGGCTTTATTAAAGATATCCGTTTCCTGTTCCGTCGTATGCCGGAGCCGAAAGACCGTCTCAACATGCTGTTCTCAGCGACGCTGTCTTACCGCGTACAGGAACTGGCGTTCGAACACATGCACAATCCTGAGCACGTGGTGGTGGAGCCAACGCAAAAAACCGGTCACCGTATTAAAGAAGAGCTGTTCTACCCATCGAATGAACACAAGATGGCGTTGCTGCAGACTCTGCTTGAAGAGGAATGGCCGGATCGCGCGATTGTATTTGCCAACACTAAGCACCGTTGTGAACAAATCTGGGGCCATCTGGCTGCCGATGGTCACCGCGTAGGCCTGCTGACTGGTGACGTTCCGCAGAAAAAACGTGAACGCATTCTTGAGCAGTTCACAAAAGGCGAAGTGGACGTTCTGGTTGCCACCGACGTGGCAGCTCGCGGCCTGCACATTCCTCAGGTAACGCACGTATTCAACTACGACCTGCCAGACGATTGTGAAGACTACGTTCACCGTATCGGCCGTACCGGTCGTGCAGGTGCCAGCGGTCACTCAATCAGCTTCGCTTGTGAAGAGTACGCGATTAACCTGCCAGGCATCGAAGAGTACATCGAGCATGCGATTCCAACGTCTGAGTACGACCCGTCAGCTCTGCTGACCGATCTGCCGAAAGCGCTGACGATGCGTTCATCGCAGCAACGTCGCACTAACACCGGCGGTCAACGCAACAACAATAACGGCAACCGTAAATCTCAACGTCGTCCGCGCTCACCTCGTCCGCGTCAGAACAAGGATTCGTAA
- the gppA gene encoding guanosine-5'-triphosphate,3'-diphosphate diphosphatase, translated as MSQAVSSPLYAAIDLGSNSFHMLIVRHIDGSVQTMAKIKRKVRLAAGLDENNALSFEAMQRGWDCLSLFAERLQDIPDENIRIVGTATLRTATNVDAFLSKANAILGHPIEVISGEEEAATIYKGVAHTSGGMGRRLVVDIGGASTELIIGEGFEAKALTSLKMGCVTWLERHFKDRQLNATNFNNAIHAAKQMLAPILEQYTQLGWNVCVGASGTVQALQEIMLAQGMDEVITLAKLKRLQKQAMLADHLEELEIEGLTLERALVFPSGLSILIAIFESLNIDAMTLAGGALREGLVYEMVEGLRQDDIRARTIASIQNRYQLDTAYGEQVATLAAKLLAQCGGEEWISEPQAEMLLSSVAQLHEIGLSIDYKKGGEHSAYLLQHLELPGYTRAQKHFLAELARRYREQLTSLPEQYALSGTSGKRVLRLFRLAVLLSHRRNAALEPQVTLVAEGDKLTLSLDADWLEQNPLTHAELELEANRQTDIGWPLTINTL; from the coding sequence ATGAGTCAAGCCGTTTCTTCACCGCTATATGCTGCCATCGACCTCGGGTCGAACAGTTTTCACATGTTGATTGTGCGCCATATTGATGGCAGCGTTCAGACCATGGCAAAAATCAAACGCAAAGTGCGTTTAGCCGCTGGTCTGGATGAAAACAATGCGTTGAGCTTTGAAGCGATGCAGCGTGGCTGGGATTGTCTCAGTCTGTTTGCTGAGCGCCTGCAAGATATTCCTGATGAGAATATCCGCATTGTCGGTACTGCCACACTGCGCACAGCCACGAATGTCGATGCGTTTCTTAGCAAAGCCAACGCCATTCTTGGTCACCCGATAGAGGTGATCTCCGGCGAAGAGGAAGCGGCCACGATTTACAAAGGGGTCGCCCACACCTCCGGCGGCATGGGCCGTCGACTGGTGGTGGATATTGGCGGCGCCAGCACCGAGCTGATTATCGGTGAAGGTTTTGAAGCCAAAGCCCTGACCAGCCTGAAAATGGGTTGCGTCACTTGGTTGGAACGTCATTTTAAAGACCGTCAGCTCAACGCGACCAACTTCAATAACGCCATTCATGCCGCCAAGCAGATGCTGGCTCCCATTCTGGAACAGTACACACAACTGGGCTGGAATGTGTGCGTTGGCGCCAGCGGGACGGTACAAGCGCTGCAAGAGATCATGTTGGCGCAAGGCATGGATGAAGTGATCACACTGGCCAAGCTCAAGCGTTTGCAAAAGCAAGCCATGCTGGCCGATCATCTGGAAGAGCTGGAAATTGAAGGGCTGACGCTGGAACGGGCCTTAGTCTTTCCAAGCGGCTTGTCTATTCTGATCGCGATTTTCGAATCACTCAATATTGATGCAATGACACTGGCCGGTGGCGCGCTGCGTGAAGGTTTGGTGTATGAAATGGTCGAAGGTCTGCGTCAGGACGATATTCGTGCCCGCACCATCGCCAGCATTCAGAACCGCTACCAGCTCGATACCGCTTATGGGGAACAAGTGGCTACGCTGGCCGCCAAACTACTGGCTCAATGCGGTGGTGAAGAGTGGATTAGCGAACCGCAGGCGGAAATGTTGCTGAGCAGTGTGGCGCAGCTACATGAAATCGGACTGTCGATCGATTACAAAAAAGGCGGCGAACACAGTGCTTATCTGCTCCAGCACCTTGAGCTGCCGGGCTACACCCGCGCGCAGAAGCATTTTCTCGCGGAACTGGCACGTCGCTATCGTGAACAACTGACTTCGCTGCCAGAGCAATATGCCCTGTCCGGCACCAGTGGTAAACGCGTACTGCGTCTGTTCCGTCTTGCCGTTTTGCTCAGCCATCGCCGCAACGCCGCACTGGAGCCTCAGGTAACCTTGGTTGCGGAAGGCGACAAGCTGACGTTAAGTCTCGATGCCGATTGGCTGGAGCAGAATCCGCTCACCCACGCGGAACTGGAGTTGGAAGCCAACCGCCAAACTGATATTGGCTGGCCGCTGACCATCAATACGCTGTAA
- a CDS encoding hybrid sensor histidine kinase/response regulator, with protein MQGWLVIPVSLMYLGVLFLIAWYGDRQTRWLAKWRPWIYSLSIAVYCTSWTFYGTVGQASANPWSFLPIYVAPILVFAFGWRILARLILIAKREHITSIADFIGARYGKSQGLAVAVTLIAVAGILPYIALQLRGITMGLNIVAPDLREQFGYQDDHVSWFVVLALALFTMLFGTRHIDNTEHHRGMMMAIAFESIVKLVAFLVVGLFILFLAFSHDSVNLIETARATYQAPNWPTLFVHTVLTMIAIICLPRQFHTMVVENERAQDLHTARWLFPIYLILMGLFVLPIAWVGQSLLGGTSPDTFVISVPMSVGAEDIALLAFLGGTSAASGMVIVSTIALAIMVSNDLVMPLLLRRMRLSQRNHRHFSGLLVIIRRTLILLLLLGAWGFYLALDTIPSLSAIGFLSFSAITQFAPALIGGMYWREGNRKGVYVGLAVGFTLWLITLMTATNMLAGDEQSNILLWLITPPDVLGSMGLKNSDWGMILSVSLNALCYVLVSWGTRSSLSERLQSAAFVGTPLPENENMSLYQSRVTVGELEMLASRFVGRTRVRAAFTQYWGQQRETLMPNQQAPSTLIRHTERVLAGVFGASSAKLVLTSALQGRNMQLEEVATIVDEASELYDFSRGLLQGAIEHIGQGIAVVDKQLRLVAWNQRYLELFDFPLGLIQVGRPIADVIRHNAEQGLCGPGDPEDHVRRRVYHLEQGSRHTSSRVRPDGRVIEVQGNPMPGGGFVMSFTDITVFRDAEQTLKEANENLEERVLERTRELEKLNKQLVSATQRSERESQSKSRFLAAVSHDLMQPLNAARLFASSLAEVARDDEVKRLSHHIESALSAAEDLIGDLLDISRLESGKLEIHPQSFAIKDVLANLNAEFSALARQQGVDFCMVPSSLYVRSDPKLLRRVVQNFLTNAFRYNPKGKVLLGVRRINGKVRIDVWDNGIGIEEDKQQEIFEEFNRGGQVRSDQGLGLGLAISKGIAHVLGHEISMRSWPGLGSVFSLTLEQSKPVVQEAPIVAVAEAVSDLSYLRVLCVDNEEDILVGMRDLLERWGCEVKTATDLVSSLKALDNQWIPDVILSDYRLDNGRTGLEVLQQCRLRLGDCFEGIIISADRSADILDGIKSNGFGFIAKPVKPIKLRAMLNRVG; from the coding sequence ATGCAAGGATGGTTAGTGATACCGGTGTCGCTCATGTATCTGGGCGTACTGTTTTTAATTGCCTGGTATGGTGATCGGCAGACCCGCTGGCTGGCGAAATGGCGTCCGTGGATCTACAGTCTGTCGATTGCGGTGTACTGTACATCGTGGACCTTTTACGGCACGGTCGGTCAGGCGAGTGCCAACCCCTGGTCGTTTCTGCCCATCTATGTTGCCCCTATTTTAGTTTTTGCCTTTGGTTGGCGTATTCTGGCCCGGCTGATTCTGATCGCCAAGCGCGAACACATCACTTCTATTGCCGACTTTATAGGTGCGCGTTACGGCAAATCCCAAGGCCTGGCGGTTGCGGTCACACTGATTGCGGTTGCTGGGATCCTGCCTTACATCGCGTTGCAGCTGCGTGGCATCACTATGGGGCTCAACATCGTTGCTCCGGATCTGCGTGAGCAGTTCGGCTATCAGGACGATCATGTTTCCTGGTTTGTGGTACTGGCGCTGGCGCTGTTCACCATGCTGTTCGGTACCCGCCATATTGATAACACCGAACATCACCGCGGCATGATGATGGCGATCGCGTTTGAGTCGATTGTCAAGCTGGTTGCTTTTTTGGTGGTCGGGTTGTTCATTCTGTTTCTCGCGTTCAGCCACGACAGTGTCAACCTGATTGAGACTGCGCGGGCAACTTATCAGGCGCCAAATTGGCCGACCCTGTTTGTCCACACGGTGCTGACGATGATCGCCATCATCTGTCTGCCGCGTCAGTTTCACACCATGGTGGTGGAAAACGAGCGAGCTCAGGATTTACATACCGCACGCTGGCTGTTCCCGATTTATCTGATCCTGATGGGGCTGTTTGTGTTGCCGATTGCCTGGGTCGGGCAAAGCCTGCTCGGCGGCACGTCTCCGGATACGTTTGTGATTAGTGTGCCGATGTCGGTCGGCGCCGAAGATATCGCGCTACTGGCGTTTCTCGGCGGCACGTCGGCGGCATCAGGCATGGTGATTGTTTCCACCATCGCGTTGGCCATCATGGTTTCCAATGATTTGGTGATGCCGTTATTGCTGCGCCGTATGCGGCTGTCTCAGCGCAACCACCGTCACTTTTCCGGGTTGCTGGTGATTATTCGCCGCACGTTGATCCTGCTGTTATTGCTGGGGGCGTGGGGCTTTTATCTTGCGCTGGATACCATTCCGTCATTGTCGGCGATTGGTTTTCTCTCCTTTTCGGCGATCACTCAGTTTGCGCCAGCGCTGATTGGCGGGATGTATTGGCGCGAAGGGAACCGCAAAGGGGTGTATGTCGGCCTAGCGGTTGGTTTTACGCTGTGGCTGATTACCCTGATGACCGCCACCAACATGTTGGCCGGGGATGAACAGAGCAATATCTTGTTATGGCTGATCACTCCGCCGGATGTACTGGGCAGCATGGGGCTGAAAAATTCCGACTGGGGGATGATCCTCAGCGTATCGCTCAATGCGCTGTGCTACGTGCTGGTGTCGTGGGGAACACGCTCGAGCCTGAGTGAACGGCTGCAATCGGCGGCGTTTGTCGGTACACCGCTGCCTGAAAATGAAAACATGAGCCTGTATCAGAGCCGAGTGACGGTGGGCGAGCTGGAAATGCTCGCGTCGCGGTTTGTCGGTCGTACTCGGGTGCGTGCTGCCTTTACTCAATACTGGGGACAGCAACGTGAAACCCTGATGCCCAACCAGCAGGCGCCATCCACGCTGATTCGCCATACCGAGCGGGTACTCGCCGGGGTGTTTGGTGCATCTTCGGCCAAACTGGTGCTGACTTCGGCGCTGCAGGGCCGTAACATGCAGCTTGAAGAAGTCGCCACCATTGTTGATGAAGCTTCGGAGCTGTACGACTTTAGTCGCGGACTGCTGCAAGGCGCCATTGAGCACATCGGGCAGGGCATCGCTGTGGTGGATAAGCAGCTGCGCCTGGTGGCGTGGAACCAACGTTATCTCGAGCTGTTTGATTTCCCGCTCGGCCTGATTCAGGTCGGCCGGCCAATCGCAGATGTGATTCGCCATAACGCCGAACAAGGGCTGTGCGGCCCAGGCGACCCGGAAGACCACGTGCGCCGGCGCGTATATCACCTTGAGCAGGGCTCTCGTCATACTTCATCGCGTGTGCGCCCCGATGGCCGCGTGATTGAAGTGCAGGGCAACCCGATGCCCGGCGGCGGATTCGTCATGAGCTTCACCGATATTACTGTGTTCCGCGATGCCGAGCAGACGCTCAAAGAAGCCAATGAAAATCTCGAAGAACGGGTACTCGAGCGAACCCGTGAGCTGGAAAAACTCAACAAACAGCTGGTCTCCGCCACGCAACGTTCGGAACGAGAATCGCAGTCCAAATCGCGCTTTCTGGCTGCGGTCAGTCACGACCTGATGCAGCCCCTCAATGCTGCGCGCCTGTTTGCCTCGTCTCTGGCCGAAGTCGCCAGAGACGATGAAGTGAAACGCCTGTCGCACCATATTGAAAGTGCGCTGAGTGCGGCGGAAGACTTAATTGGCGATTTGCTGGATATCTCCCGCCTTGAATCGGGCAAGCTGGAGATTCATCCGCAGAGCTTTGCGATTAAAGATGTGCTGGCCAATCTCAATGCCGAGTTCAGCGCGCTGGCGCGCCAGCAAGGTGTCGACTTTTGCATGGTGCCCTCTTCTTTATATGTACGCTCCGATCCTAAGTTGCTGCGCCGTGTGGTGCAGAATTTCCTGACTAATGCGTTTCGCTACAATCCGAAAGGTAAAGTGTTGCTCGGCGTGCGCCGCATTAATGGCAAAGTACGGATTGACGTGTGGGATAACGGCATCGGCATAGAAGAAGACAAACAGCAGGAGATTTTTGAAGAGTTCAACCGTGGCGGTCAGGTGCGTTCAGACCAAGGACTTGGGCTGGGGCTGGCAATCTCTAAAGGTATCGCCCATGTGTTGGGGCACGAGATCTCCATGCGCTCCTGGCCGGGACTCGGCAGCGTATTTTCGCTGACGCTGGAACAGTCAAAGCCAGTGGTACAAGAAGCGCCGATTGTGGCGGTGGCCGAGGCTGTGTCTGATCTCAGTTATCTGCGTGTGCTGTGCGTGGATAATGAAGAAGACATTCTGGTGGGCATGCGGGATTTACTTGAGCGCTGGGGCTGCGAAGTAAAAACCGCCACCGATCTGGTAAGCAGTTTGAAAGCGCTCGACAATCAGTGGATTCCGGATGTGATTTTGTCCGATTACCGACTCGACAATGGCCGCACAGGATTAGAAGTCTTGCAGCAATGCCGTTTGCGTTTGGGCGACTGCTTTGAGGGAATTATCATAAGTGCCGATCGCAGCGCGGATATTCTTGATGGGATTAAATCCAACGGCTTTGGCTTTATTGCGAAACCCGTCAAACCGATAAAACTGCGCGCGATGCTCAATCGTGTCGGATAA
- a CDS encoding 3-phenylpropionate MFS transporter, translating to MLNPSPFGWISQYFIGFFFAYGVYLPFWSLWFADQGVSATDIGVLVGIGFATRCVANLVITPRVHKAELLLPALRWLSLAALLFVAFHFFTGGSFWLMALATVLFNLCCGPVVPLSDAMANYYAKRKMLDYGRTRLWGSVAFIAGSTVVGFLVAHYGATMILYTALFGVFVSLIISLRNPNPMPVTEHHGHAERLKLMSLLREWPVLKFLLLVALIQGSHAAYYSFSSIYWKQAGHSEDVIGYLWSLGVVAEVLVFAFSKRLFSGWSLRTLFVIASLGVMARWGMTASTTAIVALVAIQLLHGVTFAMAHIAAIQYIQHAPQNKMVALQALYNAIPLGAVIALMTTLSGWGYEHWGASVFWAMAAMGLLALLVKVEQPQTSVSMQKAEPEAQI from the coding sequence ATGCTAAACCCTTCACCTTTTGGATGGATATCCCAGTATTTTATCGGTTTCTTCTTTGCTTACGGCGTGTATCTGCCGTTTTGGTCGCTGTGGTTTGCTGACCAGGGCGTGTCAGCGACCGATATCGGTGTGTTGGTCGGCATTGGTTTTGCGACCCGTTGTGTCGCCAACCTGGTGATCACGCCACGCGTGCACAAAGCGGAGCTGTTGCTCCCTGCGCTACGCTGGCTGAGTCTGGCTGCGCTGCTGTTTGTTGCGTTTCATTTCTTTACCGGCGGCAGCTTCTGGCTGATGGCATTGGCTACCGTGCTGTTTAACCTCTGTTGTGGCCCGGTGGTGCCGCTGTCGGATGCGATGGCTAATTACTACGCCAAACGTAAAATGCTCGACTACGGCCGTACCCGTCTGTGGGGCTCGGTGGCGTTTATCGCCGGTTCAACCGTGGTAGGCTTTCTGGTTGCGCATTACGGCGCGACCATGATTCTGTATACCGCGCTGTTCGGTGTGTTTGTCTCGCTCATTATCAGTTTGCGTAATCCCAACCCTATGCCGGTGACCGAACACCATGGGCATGCTGAGCGTCTCAAACTGATGTCATTACTGCGTGAATGGCCGGTGCTGAAGTTCCTGCTGCTGGTGGCCCTGATTCAAGGCAGCCATGCGGCGTATTACAGTTTCAGTTCTATCTACTGGAAACAGGCGGGTCATTCGGAAGATGTGATCGGCTATCTGTGGAGCCTGGGCGTGGTGGCGGAAGTGCTGGTGTTTGCATTCAGCAAGCGTCTGTTTTCCGGCTGGAGTCTGCGTACACTGTTTGTGATTGCGTCACTGGGCGTGATGGCACGTTGGGGCATGACGGCTTCGACCACGGCGATTGTTGCGCTGGTGGCGATTCAACTGCTACACGGCGTGACGTTTGCGATGGCACACATTGCTGCGATTCAGTACATTCAGCACGCACCGCAGAACAAAATGGTGGCTTTGCAGGCCCTGTATAACGCTATTCCATTGGGAGCCGTCATTGCGCTGATGACAACACTCAGTGGCTGGGGATACGAACACTGGGGCGCATCTGTGTTCTGGGCGATGGCGGCGATGGGACTGCTGGCGCTGCTGGTGAAAGTCGAACAGCCGCAAACCTCGGTCTCAATGCAGAAAGCGGAGCCTGAAGCACAGATTTAA
- a CDS encoding DUF294 nucleotidyltransferase-like domain-containing protein: MPDKFNMQSPPFDRLTASQQQYLRASLDVAYFREREVILHSGQPCAHLHVLIKGTVEERSADGKEIYAHYANDDLFDVRAIFEGNTKHHYVALEDTLSYLLPQSVFLELYNENGQFAAYFDNNLAKRQELIEAAQQQKNIAEFILTKVDQSIYLSPMLLTPEQPLQAVTQMMKDNGVDAALVQLAEGDPRLQNSHAHPYAIVTRTNMLHAVMLDGFALDTPVGQIATFPVLHVDEGDFLFNAMVMMTRQRVKRLMVCEGNQAVGILDMIQILSAFSTHSHVLTLAIARASSVEELALASNKQRQLVESLLSRGVRTRFVMELISAVNEQIIEKAFELVVPPALHDHCCLIVLGSEGRGEQILKTDQDNALIIKDGLEWHQCQPIMNELSHTLLQLGYPLCPGKVMVNNPKWVKSQAAWKQTLTDWVKAARSEQVMDIAIMADAHAVAGNKELLTQVKQHLHHLMADQELILTEFTRPALNFSVPLTLFGNVKNSKSGLDIKQGGIFPIVHGIRALSLEHNIEVNNTFERIETLVKRKVLEQETGDNLSEALKQFFKLRLAQQLSNQHSANTLDLKQLDRAERDLLRHSLHVVKKFKQWLGYHYQIRD, from the coding sequence ATGCCGGATAAATTCAACATGCAGTCCCCGCCATTTGACCGCCTGACGGCCAGTCAACAGCAATACCTGCGCGCCTCGTTGGACGTCGCCTATTTTCGTGAGCGTGAAGTGATTCTGCACAGCGGCCAGCCATGTGCGCATCTGCATGTGTTAATCAAGGGAACCGTGGAAGAACGTTCCGCTGACGGCAAAGAGATTTACGCTCATTACGCCAACGATGACCTGTTTGATGTCCGGGCGATCTTTGAAGGCAACACCAAGCATCATTATGTCGCGCTGGAAGATACTCTCAGTTACCTGTTGCCCCAAAGCGTATTTCTCGAGCTGTACAATGAAAATGGTCAATTTGCGGCGTACTTCGATAATAATCTGGCCAAACGTCAGGAATTAATCGAAGCGGCGCAGCAACAGAAAAATATCGCCGAGTTCATTCTGACCAAAGTCGATCAATCGATTTACCTGTCGCCGATGCTGCTCACTCCGGAGCAACCGCTGCAGGCCGTCACTCAAATGATGAAAGACAACGGGGTAGATGCCGCTTTGGTGCAACTGGCCGAAGGCGACCCCAGACTGCAAAACAGTCATGCCCATCCCTACGCCATCGTCACCCGGACTAACATGCTGCATGCGGTGATGCTGGACGGATTTGCCCTCGATACTCCCGTGGGTCAGATCGCGACGTTTCCGGTCCTGCATGTCGATGAGGGGGACTTCCTGTTCAATGCTATGGTGATGATGACCCGCCAGCGAGTCAAACGCCTGATGGTGTGCGAAGGCAACCAAGCAGTCGGCATTCTGGACATGATTCAGATCCTCAGTGCTTTCTCAACCCATTCCCATGTTCTGACACTGGCGATCGCCCGTGCTTCGAGTGTTGAGGAGTTGGCGCTGGCATCCAACAAGCAGCGCCAACTGGTGGAGAGCCTGCTCAGTCGTGGCGTACGCACCCGTTTTGTGATGGAACTGATCTCGGCGGTGAACGAACAAATCATCGAAAAGGCATTTGAACTGGTAGTGCCACCCGCACTGCATGATCACTGCTGCCTGATTGTGCTCGGTTCGGAAGGACGCGGGGAACAAATTCTCAAAACCGATCAGGATAACGCCCTGATCATCAAAGACGGCCTGGAATGGCATCAGTGCCAACCGATCATGAACGAGCTGTCTCACACCTTGTTGCAACTGGGATACCCACTTTGCCCCGGCAAAGTGATGGTCAACAACCCGAAATGGGTTAAGTCGCAAGCGGCTTGGAAGCAGACTTTAACCGACTGGGTCAAGGCCGCCCGATCCGAGCAAGTGATGGACATCGCCATCATGGCCGATGCTCATGCTGTTGCGGGCAACAAAGAGCTACTGACTCAGGTCAAACAACACCTCCATCATCTGATGGCCGATCAGGAGCTGATTCTGACCGAGTTTACGCGTCCGGCGCTCAACTTCTCAGTGCCGCTGACCCTGTTTGGTAATGTGAAGAACTCCAAATCTGGCCTCGATATCAAACAGGGAGGAATCTTCCCCATCGTGCACGGCATTCGTGCGCTGAGCCTCGAACACAACATTGAGGTCAACAACACGTTTGAACGCATCGAAACTCTGGTCAAACGTAAGGTGTTAGAACAAGAGACTGGCGACAATCTCAGTGAAGCACTCAAGCAGTTCTTTAAGTTGCGTCTCGCCCAGCAACTCAGCAACCAACACAGCGCCAATACGCTTGATTTAAAACAGCTGGATCGGGCAGAACGCGATTTACTGCGCCACAGCCTGCATGTGGTGAAGAAGTTCAAGCAGTGGCTGGGTTACCACTATCAGATTCGGGACTGA